In the bacterium SCSIO 12741 genome, GTCCGTGAGCCGTATCAATGCTAATGGCATCAACCCCTGCATCGATCAAAGCTTCTACTCGTTGCAGAGTATCCGAAGTAACTCCAACTGCACCAGCTACTCTCAATCGACCGTATTGGTCTTTACAGGCATTGGGCTTAATTTTCAGCTTAAGGATGTCTTTGTAGGTAATCAAACCTACCAATTTGTTGTCCTGATCAACTACAGGTAGTTTTTCAATCTTGTATTTCTGAAGGGTATTTTCAGCTTCCTTCAGTGTAGTCCCCTCTTTAGCGGTAATTACATTATCGCTGGTCATTACCTGTCTGACGGGTTTGTCGTAATCTTTTTCAAAACGCAAGTCGCGGTTGGTTACGATACCAACCAACTTGAGCATACCATCCACTACTGGAATACCTCCAATGGAGTGTTCCTTCATCAAAGCCAAGGCATCACCTACCGTAGCTGATTCGTCCAGCGTAACTGGATCCTGAATCATACCACTCTCGTAGCGCTTTACCTTCCGCACTTGATTCGCCTGACTTTCGATGCTCATGTTTTTATGAAGCACCCCAATTCCCCCTTCCTGAGCCAAGGCAATCGCCAAAGCCGATTCGGAAACCGTATCCATGGCAGCCGATACAATCGGAACATTCATGGAGATGTTGCGGGAAAACTTGGTAGAAATGACAACATCCCGTGGAATCACTTCGGAATATGCCGGTACAAGGAGTACGTCGTCGTAGGTAAGGCCTTCTTCAATAAACTTATCGGATGACATATGCGCTTTCTCTTATTTGAGGGATTTAAAAAATTGGTCAAAATTAAGCAATAAGCAGGCGCAAATGGTTGTTAAACATTAATAAGATTTGAAGAGATTTTAGGATTTACAAAACGCTGGCAAACAGCGAATTATCGAACAAGCTGAAAAGAGCCTTTTCCCTGAGTGGAACTTCCGTTGGCAGAAACGTAGCTGTATTCGTAGACGTAGACTCCCGCAGGAGCAAATTTTTCATTGATTTTTCCGTCCCACCCTTCACTTGGTTCGGTGGACTCATAAATCACTCTCCCCCAGCGGTCAATGATGCGCAAACGGTAATCCTGGACTGGAACCACATAACTTACATAGGGTCTCCAGGTTTCGTTCAATCCATCTTCATTAGGAGTAAAAGAATTAGCGATGAACACATCGGGCTCGTGATTGAAGCACAAGGAGTTGGAGTAACTCGTATCCCAAAGGGGGAATTCAAGCGTGGGTGGCTGAATGTATTCGATGTAGTAGCAAAAGCGACCACCTTCTCCAATTTCACTACTAAAATCATCGGTGTAATACAGCGATCGGGTTTTGAGTAACGGGTTGCTACCAAACGTACTACTCAAGCTTTTAAACACTTCGAAGAAGGGTAAATTATCCTCGTCTTGAGTACTGTCAAAATGGAATGCATCTCTCCACGTCAGCTCGCTGATCATGTCGTTTTTGTCGGAAGTACCGTCCAGCAGAATGCTTCGAATCGTATTGCTTCGAATCACCGCATTTCCACAATTGTCAATTACCTCAACATAGTAATAGTACTCCAATTGCTCTGGTCGCACCTGGTTGTCTTTGATAAAGAAAACCGTATCAAACACGCTCACACTGGGGGTATCGGTTTGAATGTGCTGAAATGGACCATCCTTGTCAAAAGCTCGATAAACGCGCAAAGCCTGGATGGGAGCATCCTTGTCCAAGTAGGTTCTTAACCAAACCTCCTCATTCGCTCCTCTAACGGTAGCCGATCGAAGGGTACAGTACTTTGTTTGATTGGGTGCGCTAAAACGGGTAGCGAATACCTGAGAATGTGAAAAATAAGCTCCGGTTTCATCAATGGCTTCAATGTAGAAGGCATAGGCATCTGCCGAATTCACATTACCGATAACTACCGAGGTATCCGTTCCGGGAATGGAATCAATTCGTTTATAAGGTCCGTTATTAATACTTTGGTAAATGTTGTGGTTCTTCACCTTGTTCCACCCGATGTATGGATTCCAAAACAGGGTCAGCTCGGCTTTACAGTTGTCGTAACTGTGATCCACATTCATGGTGCAATGGAATACATTACCTGATCCCTGGGTTTTGCCACATGAATCATAGGCCAGAATCTGGTAGCACTGAAAATCTTTGAAGGCGCTGTTGGTGGCGTCAATCACAAAAAGGGAGTCTACACCAACCGAATCAATAAACACCCCACCTGGTCCAGGTGTACTCGATTGCCCTCGGTAAAGAATGCGGTAATAAGTCACCGATGGATCCGGATGCTTGTTCCAATGCAAAGAAGTTACGCCGTTTTGGTTGTCCACCGTTACTTGAGTATAGG is a window encoding:
- a CDS encoding gliding motility-associated C-terminal domain-containing protein; translation: MSWTNKIGCFLALIALVVTSNLSAQVAAPKLLCISVETNGDITITWEKPPNPNNEFVSYDIQWSVNGGPFINLFTSTIHGQQVYTHAGAGFGASPNTNYLYRIITNYNVGGNPGTSNPSDTLTPINPNLSVSGNVSGNLIWNYISPNGVLPSSDPNYEVERRFRFNSPVWGTEANPPVGQEIFRDTVARCHDTVFYRVSLRDQSGCVSTSLVVNAELLDNLGAATMTYTQVTVDNQNGVTSLHWNKHPDPSVTYYRILYRGQSSTPGPGGVFIDSVGVDSLFVIDATNSAFKDFQCYQILAYDSCGKTQGSGNVFHCTMNVDHSYDNCKAELTLFWNPYIGWNKVKNHNIYQSINNGPYKRIDSIPGTDTSVVIGNVNSADAYAFYIEAIDETGAYFSHSQVFATRFSAPNQTKYCTLRSATVRGANEEVWLRTYLDKDAPIQALRVYRAFDKDGPFQHIQTDTPSVSVFDTVFFIKDNQVRPEQLEYYYYVEVIDNCGNAVIRSNTIRSILLDGTSDKNDMISELTWRDAFHFDSTQDEDNLPFFEVFKSLSSTFGSNPLLKTRSLYYTDDFSSEIGEGGRFCYYIEYIQPPTLEFPLWDTSYSNSLCFNHEPDVFIANSFTPNEDGLNETWRPYVSYVVPVQDYRLRIIDRWGRVIYESTEPSEGWDGKINEKFAPAGVYVYEYSYVSANGSSTQGKGSFQLVR
- the guaB gene encoding IMP dehydrogenase — translated: MSSDKFIEEGLTYDDVLLVPAYSEVIPRDVVISTKFSRNISMNVPIVSAAMDTVSESALAIALAQEGGIGVLHKNMSIESQANQVRKVKRYESGMIQDPVTLDESATVGDALALMKEHSIGGIPVVDGMLKLVGIVTNRDLRFEKDYDKPVRQVMTSDNVITAKEGTTLKEAENTLQKYKIEKLPVVDQDNKLVGLITYKDILKLKIKPNACKDQYGRLRVAGAVGVTSDTLQRVEALIDAGVDAISIDTAHGHSAGVVGILKDVKNAFSNIDVVVGNIATGDAAKMLADAGADAVKVGIGPGSICTTRVIAGVGVPQLSAVLNVASAINTNEVPLIADGGIRFTGDIVKALAAGASSIMAGSLFAGVEESPGETIIYQGRKFKSYRGMGSLEAMQKGSKDRYFQDAEDDIKKLVPEGISGRVPYKGKLAEVIYQMVGGLRAGMGYCGAPTIGDLRQAKFVRITAAGVAESHPHDISITREAPNYSRK